One part of the Streptomyces sp. NBC_00286 genome encodes these proteins:
- a CDS encoding aliphatic sulfonate ABC transporter substrate-binding protein codes for MPALPSALRRGLAVVVAVPLLALAAPACGYGSQAKDNGTENVAAHGKKLSADTVRIGYFPNLTHATALVGDKKGLLQKELGGTQATYSQFNAGPAEIEALNSGSIDIGWIGPSPAINGYSTTEGKGLRIIGGSASGGVKLVVNPEKIKSLKDVKGKEIATPQLGNTQDVAFLNWVSEQGWKVDPQSGKGDVSVVRTDNKITPDAYKSGSVDGAWVPEPTASKLVAEGGKVLLDEADLWPDKKFVITNIIVSQKFLKEHPDVVEAVLRGSVKTNAWMNAHPEEAKAAANAKLQELTSKPLPADVIDPAWKSIRFTDDPLAATLGAEARHAVKAGLLEKPDLKGIYDLAPLDKVLKAEGEPAVDDAGLGVK; via the coding sequence GTGCCTGCTCTCCCCTCCGCCCTCCGCCGCGGTCTCGCCGTGGTGGTGGCCGTGCCCCTGCTGGCGCTCGCCGCGCCGGCCTGCGGGTACGGCTCCCAGGCCAAGGACAACGGCACGGAGAACGTCGCCGCCCACGGCAAGAAGCTCTCCGCCGACACCGTACGAATCGGCTACTTCCCGAATCTGACCCACGCCACGGCGCTCGTCGGTGACAAGAAGGGGCTGCTCCAGAAGGAGCTGGGGGGCACGCAGGCCACGTACTCGCAGTTCAACGCGGGCCCCGCCGAGATCGAGGCGCTCAACTCGGGCTCCATCGACATCGGCTGGATCGGTCCGTCGCCCGCGATCAACGGCTACTCGACGACCGAGGGCAAGGGCCTGCGCATCATCGGCGGTTCGGCGTCCGGCGGTGTGAAGCTCGTGGTGAACCCGGAGAAGATCAAGTCCCTGAAGGACGTCAAGGGCAAGGAGATCGCGACTCCGCAGCTCGGCAACACGCAGGACGTGGCATTCCTCAACTGGGTGTCGGAGCAGGGCTGGAAGGTCGACCCGCAGAGCGGCAAGGGCGACGTGTCCGTGGTACGCACGGACAACAAGATCACCCCGGACGCCTACAAGTCGGGCTCCGTGGACGGTGCGTGGGTGCCGGAGCCGACCGCGTCCAAGCTGGTCGCGGAGGGCGGCAAGGTGCTGCTCGACGAGGCCGATCTGTGGCCGGACAAGAAGTTCGTGATCACGAACATCATCGTGTCGCAGAAGTTCCTGAAGGAGCACCCGGACGTCGTCGAGGCCGTACTGCGCGGCTCGGTGAAGACCAACGCCTGGATGAACGCCCACCCGGAGGAGGCGAAGGCCGCGGCCAACGCCAAGCTCCAGGAGCTGACCTCGAAGCCGCTGCCCGCCGATGTAATCGATCCGGCCTGGAAGTCGATCCGGTTCACCGACGATCCGCTGGCCGCCACCCTCGGCGCCGAGGCGCGGCACGCGGTCAAGGCGGGTCTGCTCGAGAAGCCCGACCTCAAGGGCATCTACGACCTCGCACCACTGGACAAGGTCCTCAAGGCCGAGGGCGAGCCCGCAGTCGACGACGCCGGCCTCGGCGTCAAGTAA
- a CDS encoding ABC transporter ATP-binding protein: MATALAKAADAGTSVAHAARIEHVSKSFAGPAGQQLVLDDITLDVAPGEFVTLLGASGCGKSTLLNLVAGLDKPTAGGITTDGRPALMFQEHALFPWLTAGKNIELALKLRGIAKSERRDKAEELLELVRLKGAHGKRVHELSGGMRQRVALARALAQDSKLLLMDEPFAALDAITRDVLHDELTRIWRETNLSVLFVTHNVREAVRLAERVVLLSSRPGRIAREWTVDIPQPRRIEDAAVAELSLEITDQLRGEIRRHGQH; this comes from the coding sequence ATGGCAACCGCCCTCGCCAAGGCCGCCGACGCCGGTACGTCGGTGGCGCACGCCGCGCGCATCGAGCATGTCTCGAAGTCCTTCGCCGGCCCGGCCGGACAGCAGCTCGTCCTCGACGACATCACGCTCGATGTCGCGCCCGGCGAGTTCGTCACCCTTCTGGGGGCCTCCGGGTGCGGCAAGTCGACGCTGCTGAACCTGGTGGCCGGCCTGGACAAGCCGACCGCCGGCGGCATCACCACGGACGGCCGCCCGGCGCTGATGTTCCAGGAGCACGCCCTCTTCCCGTGGCTGACCGCGGGCAAGAACATCGAACTCGCCCTGAAGCTCCGGGGCATCGCGAAGTCCGAGCGGCGCGACAAGGCCGAGGAGCTGCTGGAGCTCGTCCGGCTGAAGGGCGCGCACGGCAAGCGGGTGCACGAGCTGTCGGGCGGTATGCGGCAGCGGGTCGCGCTGGCCCGCGCACTGGCACAGGACAGCAAACTCCTGCTGATGGACGAGCCGTTCGCGGCACTCGACGCCATCACCCGTGACGTGCTGCACGACGAGCTGACGCGCATCTGGCGGGAGACGAACCTGTCGGTGCTGTTCGTGACGCACAACGTGCGCGAGGCGGTACGGCTCGCCGAGCGCGTCGTGCTGCTGTCCTCGCGCCCCGGCCGTATCGCACGGGAGTGGACGGTCGACATTCCGCAACCGCGGCGTATCGAGGACGCCGCGGTGGCAGAGCTGTCCCTCGAGATCACCGATCAACTGCGTGGGGAGATCCGCCGTCATGGCCAGCACTGA
- a CDS encoding ABC transporter permease gives MASTEATDAKTGTGGKAAADGNDLAGLEAGLDALETVQTRRTPFRKTLVDKILPPVVAVLLVVVVWQILVWAKVVDSYKLPAPSEVWGEVREAWLQGTLHEYIWTSVSRGLLGFLLALAIGTPLGLLVARVKFVRAAIGPILSGLQSLPSVAWVPPAVLWLGLNDRMMFAVILLGAVPSIANGLVSGVDQVPPLFLRAGRTLGATGLRGTWHIVMPAALPGYLAGLKQGWAFSWRSLMAAEIIASSPELGIGLGQLLENGRTANSMSMVFFAILLILIVGIAIDLLIFSPLERSVLRSRGLLPNR, from the coding sequence ATGGCCAGCACTGAGGCGACGGACGCCAAGACCGGAACCGGCGGCAAGGCCGCTGCGGACGGCAACGATCTCGCCGGGCTCGAAGCGGGCCTGGACGCCCTCGAGACAGTCCAGACCCGGCGTACGCCCTTCCGGAAGACCCTCGTCGACAAGATCCTGCCGCCGGTCGTCGCCGTGCTCCTGGTCGTGGTGGTCTGGCAGATCCTGGTGTGGGCGAAGGTCGTCGACAGCTACAAGCTGCCCGCGCCGTCCGAGGTCTGGGGCGAGGTCCGCGAGGCCTGGCTGCAGGGCACGCTCCACGAGTACATCTGGACGAGCGTCTCCCGCGGGCTGCTGGGCTTCCTGCTGGCGCTGGCGATCGGTACACCGCTGGGTCTGCTGGTGGCGCGCGTGAAGTTCGTCCGGGCGGCGATCGGCCCGATCCTGTCCGGCCTTCAGTCACTGCCGTCGGTGGCCTGGGTGCCGCCGGCCGTGCTGTGGCTGGGCCTGAACGACCGGATGATGTTCGCGGTGATCCTGCTGGGCGCGGTGCCCTCCATCGCCAACGGCCTGGTGTCGGGCGTCGACCAGGTGCCGCCGCTGTTCCTGCGGGCGGGCCGTACGCTCGGGGCGACGGGCCTGCGCGGCACCTGGCACATCGTGATGCCGGCCGCGCTGCCCGGCTATCTGGCCGGTCTGAAGCAGGGCTGGGCGTTCTCCTGGCGTTCGCTGATGGCCGCGGAGATCATCGCGTCCTCGCCGGAACTGGGCATCGGCCTCGGCCAGTTGCTGGAGAACGGCCGTACGGCGAACAGCATGTCCATGGTCTTCTTCGCCATCCTCCTGATCCTGATCGTCGGTATCGCCATCGACCTGCTGATCTTCAGTCCGCTGGAGCGGTCGGTGCTGCGCAGCCGCGGTCTCCTCCCGAACCGCTGA
- a CDS encoding ketopantoate reductase family protein, with the protein MRYIIIGAGAVGGAIGGRLAGAGCEVVLVARGAQYEALRERGLRLVVPDGPHVQRLATVDGPYALGELRAEDVLVLAVKTQDSAAALESWAPVTVAGGGTAGERLPLVCAQNGVESQRLALRRFRRVYGMCVWLPAAFVEPGVVSAAGTPLTGILHLGRYPSGMDETARRIAADLEKSRFEAPVVPDVTRWQYAKLLGNLANAIEAVSGVLASEEGIALYDRVRAEGEAVLAAAGIAYAGDEEQKQARADKMRFEPFDGSERGAGSSWQSLHRGTGTIEADYLNGEITLLGRLHGVPTPLNDLLQRLANDFARERREAGSMPVSELVRLADEAVASVQED; encoded by the coding sequence ATGCGATACATCATCATCGGAGCGGGGGCCGTGGGCGGGGCGATCGGTGGGCGCCTTGCCGGGGCCGGGTGCGAGGTTGTGTTGGTTGCGCGGGGTGCTCAGTACGAGGCGTTGCGTGAGCGTGGGTTGCGGCTGGTGGTGCCCGATGGGCCGCACGTGCAGCGGTTGGCCACGGTCGACGGGCCGTACGCCCTGGGGGAGTTGCGGGCGGAGGACGTGCTCGTACTCGCCGTCAAGACGCAGGACAGCGCGGCGGCCCTGGAGAGTTGGGCTCCGGTCACGGTGGCGGGCGGGGGGACGGCGGGGGAGCGGCTGCCCCTGGTCTGCGCGCAGAACGGCGTAGAGAGCCAGCGGCTCGCGCTGCGGCGTTTTCGGCGGGTGTACGGCATGTGTGTCTGGCTGCCCGCGGCCTTTGTCGAGCCGGGCGTTGTGTCCGCCGCCGGTACGCCTCTTACCGGCATTCTGCACCTCGGCCGTTACCCGTCCGGCATGGACGAGACGGCCCGTCGTATAGCGGCCGATCTGGAGAAGTCCCGGTTCGAGGCACCGGTCGTGCCCGATGTGACGCGCTGGCAGTACGCCAAGCTCCTCGGCAACCTCGCGAACGCGATCGAGGCGGTCAGCGGCGTGCTCGCCAGCGAGGAGGGCATCGCGCTCTACGACCGCGTTCGCGCCGAGGGTGAGGCCGTGCTCGCCGCGGCGGGCATCGCGTACGCCGGTGACGAGGAGCAGAAGCAGGCGCGCGCGGACAAGATGCGGTTCGAGCCCTTCGACGGCTCCGAGCGTGGTGCCGGCTCCTCCTGGCAGTCGCTCCACCGTGGCACCGGCACGATCGAGGCCGACTACCTCAATGGCGAGATCACCCTCCTGGGCCGCCTGCACGGCGTGCCGACCCCGCTCAACGACCTGCTGCAACGGCTCGCGAACGACTTCGCGCGCGAGCGCAGGGAGGCGGGGTCGATGCCGGTGTCCGAGCTGGTGCGGCTGGCCGACGAGGCGGTCGCGTCGGTTCAAGAGGACTGA
- a CDS encoding sirohydrochlorin chelatase, whose product MRRPVLLVIAHGSRDPRHAATVHALVRRVRAMRPGLRVETGFLDFNIPSVPAVLESMAAEGVRDVVAQPLLLNRAFHAKADIPAVLREAPSRLRIRQAEVLGPSPLLTAALERRLYEAGLTPADKSSTGVVLASAGSTDPEAIAVIAEIAREWRHTGWCAVRPAFASASLPRTEDAVRELRALGCARVAVAPYVLAPGFLPDRIARGAAEADVLADVLGPAPEVARVLLERYDGARVPVMAALGA is encoded by the coding sequence ATGCGTCGACCGGTCCTACTCGTCATCGCCCACGGCAGCCGCGACCCGCGCCATGCCGCGACGGTGCACGCCCTGGTGCGCCGGGTACGCGCCATGCGCCCGGGCCTGCGCGTGGAGACCGGCTTCCTGGACTTCAACATCCCTTCCGTTCCCGCGGTGCTGGAGTCCATGGCGGCAGAGGGCGTACGTGATGTCGTGGCCCAGCCGCTGCTGCTGAACAGGGCCTTCCACGCGAAGGCCGACATCCCGGCGGTGCTGCGGGAGGCACCGTCGCGGCTGCGGATCCGGCAGGCCGAGGTGCTCGGCCCGTCGCCGCTGCTGACCGCCGCGCTCGAACGGCGGCTGTACGAGGCCGGGTTGACCCCGGCCGACAAGTCCTCGACCGGGGTCGTACTGGCCTCGGCGGGGTCCACCGACCCGGAGGCGATCGCAGTGATCGCAGAAATCGCGCGGGAGTGGCGGCACACCGGTTGGTGCGCCGTGCGACCTGCGTTCGCCTCCGCATCCCTTCCCCGCACGGAGGACGCGGTGCGGGAACTGCGGGCGCTGGGCTGCGCCCGCGTGGCGGTCGCCCCGTACGTCCTCGCCCCCGGCTTCCTGCCGGACCGGATCGCGCGGGGCGCGGCCGAGGCGGACGTGCTGGCGGATGTGCTGGGGCCGGCGCCGGAGGTGGCTCGGGTGCTGCTGGAGCGGTATGACGGGGCGCGGGTGCCGGTGATGGCGGCGCTGGGGGCTTGA
- a CDS encoding sulfate adenylyltransferase subunit 1, producing MTSTTDPTEPLSVEQLSATTLLRFATAGSVDDGKSTLVGRLLHDSKSVLTDQLEAVAHASRNRGQDAPDLALLTDGLRAEREQGITIDVAYRYFATARRRFILADTPGHVQYTRNMVTGASTAELTVILVDARNGVVEQTRRHAAIAALLRVPHVVLAVNKMDLVDYQETVFAAIAEEFTAYASELGVPEITAIPISALAGDNVVDPSANMDWYGGPTFLEHLETVPVTHDLATCHARLPVQYVIRPQTAEHPDYRGYAGQIAAGAFRVGEEVTVLPSGRTSKISAIDLLGRPVDVAWTTQSVTVLLEDDIDISRGDLIVPSKDAPATTQDIEATVCHVADAALTIGHRVLLKHGTRTVKAIVKDIPSRLTLDDLSLHPHPGHLVANDIGRVKIRTAEPLPVDAYADSRRTGSFILIDPADGTTLTAGMVGESFASPEPVKTAADDDGWDF from the coding sequence ATGACCAGCACCACCGATCCCACCGAGCCGCTGTCGGTCGAGCAGCTGTCGGCGACGACCCTGCTGCGGTTCGCGACCGCCGGGTCCGTCGACGACGGCAAGTCCACGCTCGTCGGCCGGCTGCTGCACGACTCCAAGTCGGTTCTCACCGACCAGTTGGAGGCCGTCGCGCACGCCTCGCGGAACCGCGGTCAGGACGCACCCGACCTGGCGCTGCTCACGGACGGGCTGCGGGCCGAGCGAGAGCAGGGCATCACGATCGACGTGGCGTACCGCTACTTCGCCACCGCCCGCCGCCGGTTCATCCTCGCCGACACCCCCGGCCATGTGCAGTACACCCGCAACATGGTGACGGGTGCCTCCACGGCCGAGCTGACGGTCATCCTCGTCGACGCCCGCAACGGCGTCGTCGAGCAGACCCGCCGGCACGCCGCGATCGCGGCCCTGCTGCGCGTCCCGCACGTGGTGCTGGCCGTCAACAAGATGGACCTCGTCGACTACCAGGAGACCGTCTTCGCCGCGATCGCCGAGGAGTTCACGGCGTACGCCTCCGAACTGGGCGTCCCCGAGATCACCGCGATCCCCATCTCGGCGCTCGCCGGGGACAACGTCGTGGACCCGTCCGCCAACATGGACTGGTACGGCGGCCCGACCTTCCTGGAGCACCTGGAGACGGTCCCGGTCACCCATGACCTGGCCACCTGCCACGCACGTCTGCCCGTGCAGTACGTGATCCGCCCGCAGACCGCCGAACACCCCGACTACCGGGGTTATGCAGGCCAGATCGCGGCCGGTGCCTTCCGCGTCGGCGAAGAGGTCACGGTGCTGCCCTCGGGCCGCACGTCGAAGATCTCCGCGATCGACCTGCTGGGCCGGCCGGTGGACGTGGCCTGGACGACGCAGTCGGTGACCGTCCTGCTGGAGGACGACATCGACATCTCACGCGGCGACTTGATCGTGCCCAGCAAGGACGCGCCCGCGACCACGCAGGACATCGAGGCGACGGTGTGCCATGTCGCGGACGCGGCGCTGACCATCGGCCACCGCGTGCTGCTCAAGCACGGCACCCGCACGGTCAAGGCGATCGTCAAGGACATCCCTTCCCGGCTGACCCTCGACGACCTGTCCCTGCATCCGCACCCGGGGCACCTGGTCGCCAACGACATCGGCCGGGTGAAGATCCGTACCGCCGAGCCGCTGCCGGTCGACGCGTACGCCGACTCCCGGCGCACCGGCTCGTTCATCCTGATCGACCCGGCGGACGGCACCACGCTGACCGCGGGCATGGTCGGCGAGTCCTTCGCCTCGCCGGAACCGGTGAAGACCGCGGCCGACGACGACGGCTGGGACTTCTGA